A genomic region of Haliotis asinina isolate JCU_RB_2024 chromosome 1, JCU_Hal_asi_v2, whole genome shotgun sequence contains the following coding sequences:
- the LOC137272419 gene encoding ankyrin repeat domain-containing protein 50-like → MAFASAKRIELFSGNLEDIVPEPVTVAQATVHGPISPPLCDLHTVSKTGNLSGVKFLLSQGRADINCREWTGRTPVMLAAGGRHREVVKLLVSKGANIKLVDRFGINILHSACLVGDVEVVKYVLSQNMLDINSRVKCGRTAVMLAAGNGNKDLVQLFVDKGADVSLLDKTGDNILHCACRGGGAEVLKYILSKDMVDINSLGHRKRTPVIVAAERGQKEVVELLVKHGADLSLSERSGGNILHHVCQRGHYKLVKYVLSLNMVDIHSRWWMKRTPVMVAAKYGHKEVVKLLVNHGANLLQSDKRGDNILHLVCFAGHSDIVKYILSLNSVNINSRGWKGRTPVMVAAERGHKEVVELLVNHGVNLSLCKRSGSNILHLACCVGHFDVVKYVLSLNSVDINSRGWKGRTPVMVGAKHGHKEVVKLLVNHGANVLLSDKRGDNILHLVCFAGHSDVVKYILSLNSVDIDSRGWKGRTPVMIAAEQGHKEVVELLVNHGTDFSLSENVWNILQNACYHGQLDLVKYVPSLNSVEIKSRGLKKRAPVMIAAELGLKEVVELLERNVANLSLTDEDGKNIVDLASKRGHLEVAQYVMSL, encoded by the exons atggcgtttgcttcagctaaACGAATTGAGCTGTtttccggtaatctagaagacatTGTTCCTGagccagtgacagtggcacaagccaccgtccatggacccatct CTCCACCACTGTGTGACCTTCATACCGTCTCAAAGACCGGGAACCTGTCAGGGGTTAAATTCCTATTGTCACAAGGACGGGCGGACATTAATTGTCGTGAATGGACTGGTAGAACACCAGTGATGTTGGCAGCTGGTGGAAGACATAGAGAGGTGGTGAAGTTACTTGTAAGTAAAGGTGCTAATATAAAGCTGGTTGATAGATTTGGCATCAACATCCTTCACTCAGCTTGCCTTGTTGGAGATGTAGAGGTGGTGAAGTATGTCCTCTCGCAGAACATGTTGGACATCAATAGTAGAGTAAAGTGCGGGAGGACAGCGGTGATGCTGGCAGCAGGGAACGGGAACAAAGACTTGGTGCAGTTGTTTGTGGACAAAGGTGCTGACGTGTCACTGTTGGATAAAActggtgacaacatccttcactgcGCCTGCCGTGGAGGAGGTGCAGAGGTGCTGAAGTACATCCTCTCAAAGGACATggtggacatcaacagtctAGGACATCGCAAGAGGACACCAGTGATAGTAGCTGCAGAAAGAGGACAAAAAGAAGTGGTGGAATTACTTGTAAAACATGGAGCTGATTTGTCACTCAGTGAAAGATCGGGAGGCAACATCCTTCACCATGTATGTCAACGCGGACACTATAAATTAGTTAAGTATGTCCTTTCACTCAACATGGTGGACATACACAGTAGGTGGTGGATGAAGAGGACACCAGTGATGGTAGCAGCAAAATATGGACATAAAGAAGTGGTGAAATTACTCGTAAACCATGGAGCTAATCTGTTGCAAAGTGATAAACGTggagacaacatccttcaccTTGTCTGCTTCGCAGGGCATAGTGATATCGTGAAATATATCCTCTCACTGAACTCGGTGAACATTAACAGCAGGGGATGGAAGGGGCGGACACCAGTGATGGTAGCAGCAGAGCGGGGACACAAGGAAGTGGTAGAGTTACTCGTAAACCATGGCGTTAATCTGTCACTCTGCAAAAGATCGGGAAGCAACATTCTTCACCTTGCCTGTTGCGTAGGACATTTTGATGTAGTGAAATATGTTCTCTCACTGAACTCGGTGGACATTAACAGCAGGGGATGGAAGGGGCGGACACCAGTGATGGTAGGAGCAAAACATGGACATAAAGAAGTGGTGAAATTACTCGTAAACCATGGAGCTAATGTGTTGCTAAGTGATAAACGTGGGGACAACATCCTTCACCTTGTCTGCTTCGCAGGGCATAGTGATGTAGTGAAATATATCCTCTCACTGAACTCGGTGGACATTGACAGCAGGGGATGGAAGGGACGGACACCTGTGATGATAGCAGCAGAGCAGGGACACAAGGAAGTGGTAGAGTTACTCGTAAACCATGGCACTGATTTCTCACTCAGTGAAAATGTGTGGAACATCCTCCAAAATGCCTGTTACCACGGACAACTGGATTTAGTGAAATACGTCCCCTCACTGAACTCTGTGGAGATTAAAAGCAGGGGATTGAAGAAGCGGGCACCAGTGATGATAGCAGCAGAGCTGGGACTTAAGGAAGTGGTGGAACTACTGGAAAGGAATGTAGCTAATCTCTCACTTACAGATGAAGACGGTAAAAACATTGTTGACTTGGCCAGTAAGAGAGGACATTTGGAGGTTGCGCAATATGTCATGTCATTGTGA